In Rosa chinensis cultivar Old Blush chromosome 1, RchiOBHm-V2, whole genome shotgun sequence, a genomic segment contains:
- the LOC112194677 gene encoding ATP-dependent Clp protease ATP-binding subunit CLPT1, chloroplastic, which produces MGELEARKLKYPNTGTEALLMGILVEGTSIAAKFLRANGITLFKVREETVKLLGKSDMYFFSPEHPPLTEPAQRALDWAVDQKLKSGDGGEITVTHLLLGIWSEKESAGHKILVSLGFDDEKAKELSVSMDKDYVPSYK; this is translated from the exons ATGGGTGAATTGGAAGCAAGGAAGCTCAAGTATCCCAATACTGGCACGGAAGCCCTTCTGATGGGAATTTTAGTCGAGG GAACAAGTATAGCTGCGAAGTTTCTCAGAGCTAATGGAATCACGCTTTTCAAGGTTCGAGAAGAAACTGTAAAGTTACTTGGAAAGTCAGACATGTACTTTTTCAGCCCCGAGCATCCTCCATTGACTGAGCCAGCTCAGAGGGCCCTTGACTGGGCTGTAGATCAAAAACTGAAGTCAG GAGACGGTGGGGAAATAACAGTAACTCATCTGCTTCTCGGGATTTGGTCTGAAAAAGAGTCAGCAGGTCACAAGATCTTGGTGTCCCTGGGTTTTGATGATGAGAAAGCAAAAGAGCTTTCTGTATCT ATGGACAAGGATTATGTTCCTAGCTATAAATAA